The following proteins are co-located in the Paralichthys olivaceus isolate ysfri-2021 chromosome 10, ASM2471397v2, whole genome shotgun sequence genome:
- the tfcp2l1 gene encoding transcription factor CP2-like protein 1 has protein sequence MLFCHSQPESYHQHSASYIREAIAPFLTNEEARLMAESAICAKRSPFQYMLCAATSPAAKQQEETLTYLNQGQSYEIRMLNRKLVEYTDISSKYVKSIVRVVFHDRRLQYMEHQQLEGWRWNRPGDRILDIDIPLSVGILEPHSHALHLNTIEFLWDPVKNASVFIQVNCISTEFTPRKHGGEKGVPFRIQVDTFTTNEHGEYMEHVHSSSCQIKVFKPKGADRKLKTDREKIDKKTIQDREKYQASHETTLLKECSPWPDALNLTTHSSCSTPSPVYHSSPTSCSVPDGNCSPNQHGELLIPGCSDHLLPSSSPQNTQDWLHRHRFSAFSRLFTSFLGADLLRMSREDLIQICGPADGIRLFNTMKGRCIQPRLTIYVCQQQARNQPPIKPVGGDIYHALYLEELTLLDLSEKISMLYSITPQQITHIYRQKSTGIHVLVSDEMVQNFGEETSFIISTIRDENTDGFHIVLK, from the exons ATGCTGTTCTGCCATTCCCAGCCTGAGTCCTACCACCAGCACTCTGCCAGTTACATTAG AGAGGCCATAGCACCTTTCTTGACAAACGAAGAAGCCAGGCTTATGGCTGAAAGTGCCATATGTGCCAAGAGGAGCCCGTTCCAGTACATGCTGTGTGCAGCCACCTCGCCAGCTGccaaacagcaggaggagacgCTCACTTATCTCAACCAAG gtCAGTCCTACGAAATCCGTATGCTTAACAGAAAACTAGTGGAGTATACAGATATAAGCAGCAAATATGTAAAG AGTATTGTGCGCGTGGTGTTTCATGATCGCCGGCTGCAGTATATGGAGCACCAGCAGCTGGAGGGATGGAGGTGGAACAGACCTGGAGACCGAATCCTGGATATAG ATATCCCTCTGTCAGTGGGGATACTGGAGCCTCATTCTCACGCTCTGCACCTCAACACCATTGAGTTCCTCTGGGATCCCGTCAAGAACGCTTCAGTTTTCATCCAG GTCAACTGCATCAGCACCGAGTTCACGCCCAGGAAGCATGGTGGGGAGAAGGGGGTGCCCTTCCGTATCCAGGTGGACACGTTCACCACCAATGAACACGGGGAATACATGGAACACGTCCATTCCTCCAGCTGTCAGATCAAAGTCTTCAAG CCTAAAGGAGCTGATCGCAAActgaagacagacagggagaagaTCGATAAAAAGACGATTCAAGACAGAGAAAAGTATCAGGCGTCCCACGAGACCACCCTGCTGAAAGAG TGCTCCCCTTGGCCTGACGCCTTAAATCTCACCacccacagcagctgcagcactcCCTCACCTGTTTACCACAGCTCACCAACTTCCTGCAGTGTCCCAGATGG CAACTGTTCTCCAAACCAGCATGGGGAGTTGCTCATCCCCGGCTGCTCTGAT CACCTCCTGCCATCGTCCTCGCCACAGAACACCCAGGACTGGCTACACCGTCACAGGTTCTCAGCTTTCTCAAGGCTCTTCACCAGCTTCTTAG gTGCAGATCTTCTGAGGATGAGCAGGGAGGATCTGATCCAGATATGTGGCCCGGCAGATGGCATTCGCCTCTTTAACACCATGAAAGGAAG GTGCATACAGCCCCGTCTTACCATCTACGTGTGCCAGCAGCAGGCCCGGAATCAACCTCCCATCAAGCCGGTTGGTGGAGACA TCTACCATGCTCTGTATCTGGAGGAGCTGACACTGCTGGACCTGTCTGAAAAGATCTCCATGCTGTACAGCATCACTCCACAGCAAATTACACACATCTACAGACAGAAATCCACTGGGATCCACGTCCTAGTCTCTGACGAG ATGGTGCAGAACTTCGGGGAGGAGACGAGCTTCATCATCAGCACTATAAGGG atgaaaacactgatGGCTTCCACATTGTGTTGAAATGA
- the LOC109637345 gene encoding actin-related protein 3: MAGRLPACVVDCGTGYTKLGYAGNTEPQFIVPSCIAIKESAKVGDQAQRRMMKGVDDLDFYIGDEAVDKPTYSTKWPIRHGIVEDWDLMERFMEQIIFKYLRAEPEDHYFLLTEPPLNTPENREYTAEIMFESFNVPGLYIAVQAVLALAASWTSRQVGERTLTGTVIDSGDGVTHVIPVAEGYVIGSCIKHIPIAGRDITYFTQQLLREREVGIPPEQSLETAKAVKERFSYVCPDLVKEFNKYDTDGSKWIKQYTGINAISKKEFTIDVGYERFLGPEIFFHPEFANPDFTQPISEVVDEVIQNCPIDVRRPLYKNVVLSGGSTMFRDFGRRLQRDLKRSVDARLKMSEELSGGKLKPKPIDVQVITHHMQRYAVWFGGSMLASTPEFYQVCHTKKDYEEIGPSICRHNPVFGVMS, encoded by the exons ATGGCTGGACGGTTACCGGCGTGTGTGGTGGACTGCGGCACCGG TTACACCAAACTGGGATATGCAGGGAACACAGAGCCACAGTTCATCGTTCCATCAT GTATCGCCATCAAAGAGTCAGCCAAGGTCGGAGACCAGGCCCAGCGGAGAATGATGAAGGGGGTGGATGACTTGGATTTCTACATTGGAGATGAAGCAGTAGACAAGCCCACGTATTCCACTAAG TGGCCAATTCGTCATGGGATTGTGGAGGACTGGGACCTCATGGAGCGCTTCATGGAGCAGATCATCTTCAAGTACCTGAGGGCTGAGCCTGAGGACCACTACTTCCTCCTG ACAGAGCCTCCTCTCAACACACCAGAAAACCGAGAGTACACAGCTGAGATCATGTTTGAGTCCTTCAACGTACCAGGGCTGTACATCGCTGTGCAG GCTGTGCTTGCTCTGGCAGCCTCCTGGACATCCAGACAGGTGGGAGAGAGGACGCTGACAGGCACCGTCATCGACAGCGGAGACGGTGTCACCCATGTCATCCCTGTA gcTGAAGGTTACGTTATTGGCAGCTGTATAAAGCACATCCCCATCGCAGGACGAGACATCACCTACTTCACCCAGCAGCTcctgagggagagggaggtgggCATCCCACCGGAGCAGTCGCTGGAGACAGCTAAGGCGGTAAAG GAGCGGTTCAGCTACGTGTGCCCAGATCTAGTCAAAGAGTTTAACAAGTACGACACAGACGGCTCCAAGTGGATCAAGCAGTACACTGGCATCAACGCCATCAGCAAGAAGGAGTTCACCATCGATGTTGGCTACGAGCGCTTCCTCGGACCGGAGATCTTCTTCCACCCAGAG TTTGCCAACCCTGACTTCACCCAGCCTATCTCTGAGGTTGTGGACGAGGTTATTCAGAACTGCCCGATTGATGTCAGGCGTCCGCTCTATAAG aacGTTGTTCTGTCAGGAGGCTCCACCATGTTCAGGGACTTTGGGCGCCGTCTGCAGAGAGATTTAAAGAGGTCTGTTGATGCTCGATTGAAGATGAGTGAGGAGCTGAGTGGAGGCAAGCTCAAG CCAAAACCAATCGATGTCCAAGTTATCACTCATCATATGCAGAGATATGCAGTGTGGTTTGGTGGATCAATGTTAGCATCAACT CCGGAGTTCTACCAGGTTTGTCACACCAAAAAGGACTATGAAGAGATTGGGCCAAGCATCTGTCGCCACAACCCTGTGTTTGGAGTCATGTCTTAA